A section of the Caldilineales bacterium genome encodes:
- a CDS encoding lamin tail domain-containing protein produces the protein MTGMVGLLGGQPPAKWAAPASCGGLFFSEYVEGSSNNKAVEIFNGTGSSIDLAAEGYAIEMYFNGNSSAGLTIGLTGVTADKDVYVVAQSSASAAILAQADQTSSASWFNGDDAIVLKHGASVVDVIGQIGVDPGTEWGSGLTSTADNTLRRKAAVSNGDANGSDPFDPAAEWDGYAQDSFDGLGAHAADCANAAPTDTPTATSAPPPSTDTPTPTTLPTATPTPPGATATPTATTGPSDTPTLTSTLTPSPTPTATPFSEDVVLNEVMVHPDSDWNGDGSVSTSDEYIEIYNKGAASVDIGGWKLDDSVAGGGFTFDPNTVIAPGEYIVKIRSFALNDPGDTARLLWPDGSVANSLAYSSDPGKDISTSRYPDGVGDWRTDLPPSPGGPNLLPTSTPTPTSTPTPSETPTPTVTPTATIGPSPTDTPTATPTGTPTPTPSPSPTGTPTATATPTATAIPDGVYLNEYLPAPPVGSEEYVELFNSNGFAVDLSGWQIDDSEGGSSPYTLPAGAVIAANGVFLVQRSFGLNNDGDTARLFAPDGDLRDSHSYATNPGSGIPWSRYPDGVGGWRTDLPQSPGQLNPAPPTATPTPPPPPQGIFLNEYLPA, from the coding sequence TTGACCGGTATGGTCGGCCTCTTGGGGGGCCAACCGCCTGCCAAATGGGCCGCGCCAGCCAGTTGTGGCGGGCTGTTCTTTTCGGAGTATGTCGAGGGGTCGAGCAACAACAAGGCGGTCGAGATTTTCAACGGGACGGGGAGCAGTATCGATTTGGCGGCAGAGGGTTACGCGATCGAGATGTACTTCAATGGCAACTCCTCCGCCGGCCTGACCATCGGACTGACGGGCGTCACTGCCGACAAGGATGTGTATGTAGTCGCTCAGAGTAGCGCTTCCGCGGCCATTCTTGCTCAGGCTGACCAAACGAGCTCAGCCAGCTGGTTCAACGGTGACGACGCCATCGTGCTGAAACACGGAGCTTCTGTTGTCGATGTGATCGGCCAAATTGGCGTTGATCCGGGGACGGAATGGGGATCGGGGCTGACAAGCACCGCCGACAACACCCTGCGACGAAAAGCAGCCGTGAGCAACGGCGATGCCAACGGCAGTGACCCGTTCGATCCGGCGGCCGAATGGGATGGCTACGCCCAGGACAGCTTCGATGGCCTGGGCGCTCACGCGGCCGACTGCGCAAACGCGGCCCCCACCGACACCCCCACGGCCACCTCCGCCCCACCCCCAAGCACCGACACCCCCACACCCACCACCCTGCCGACGGCGACGCCGACCCCGCCCGGTGCAACTGCCACCCCCACCGCCACGACTGGCCCCAGCGACACACCAACGCTGACGTCAACCCTCACCCCAAGCCCTACCCCTACTGCTACGCCCTTCAGCGAAGATGTCGTCCTCAACGAGGTTATGGTGCATCCAGATAGTGACTGGAACGGCGATGGCAGCGTGTCCACCAGCGACGAGTACATCGAGATCTACAACAAGGGCGCGGCCAGCGTCGATATTGGCGGCTGGAAGCTCGATGATTCTGTCGCGGGCGGTGGGTTCACGTTCGATCCCAATACGGTCATTGCCCCTGGCGAGTACATCGTCAAGATTCGCAGCTTTGCCCTGAACGATCCTGGTGACACTGCACGCCTACTCTGGCCCGATGGCTCAGTGGCGAATAGTCTCGCTTATTCTAGCGATCCCGGTAAGGATATCTCCACATCACGCTACCCCGATGGCGTCGGCGATTGGCGCACTGACCTTCCCCCCAGCCCCGGCGGCCCCAACCTCCTCCCCACCAGCACCCCCACGCCAACCAGCACCCCAACCCCATCCGAAACACCCACCCCCACCGTAACACCCACTGCCACCATCGGCCCCAGCCCCACCGACACCCCGACAGCGACGCCTACCGGGACGCCTACCCCTACCCCCAGCCCAAGCCCCACCGGCACCCCCACCGCCACCGCGACACCAACCGCCACAGCCATCCCTGACGGCGTCTACCTGAACGAATACCTGCCGGCGCCGCCGGTTGGAAGCGAGGAGTACGTCGAGCTATTCAACAGCAACGGCTTCGCCGTCGATCTCAGCGGCTGGCAGATCGACGACAGCGAGGGCGGGAGCAGCCCCTACACCCTGCCCGCCGGTGCGGTCATCGCCGCCAACGGCGTCTTTCTCGTCCAACGCAGCTTCGGCCTCAACAACGACGGCGACACGGCCCGCCTGTTCGCGCCCGATGGCGACCTGCGCGACAGCCACAGCTATGCCACCAACCCTGGCAGCGGCATCCCCTGGTCGCGCTACCCGGATGGCGTCGGCGGCTGGCGCACCGACCTGCCCCAAAGCCCTGGCCAACTCAACCCGGCCCCGCCCACCGCCACCCCCACCCCGCCGCCGCCACCGCAAGGCATCTTCCTCAACGAATACCTGCCGGCGC